In the Mytilus trossulus isolate FHL-02 chromosome 1, PNRI_Mtr1.1.1.hap1, whole genome shotgun sequence genome, one interval contains:
- the LOC134686344 gene encoding glutamine--tRNA ligase-like isoform X1 yields MASEDLTATFVSIGLSEQKAKETVKNEQLSSSLKQAIEQARKCGVQSIDKEMGKLLYNIATKLKTQIKIHQAMIVEYITKKKITTEIQLNAAMDYLLHHPLPPVDKIKFESECGVGVTISPDQVEAAVEEVVQKYKDELIEKRYRFNTGLIMSEARNKLKFADGKIIKNEVDMQILDLLGPKTDADLAKPVKQKQTGVKGSESSKSSKSTESSKSMKDEGSKPTESFVGEDGEVKSFMDIMGAALKFHKTGENYKTEGYVITPKTMELLKEHMKVTGGKVHSRFPPEPNGILHIGHAKAINFNFGYARAHDGNCYLRYDDTNPEKEEEKFFKAILEMVQWLGYKPFKVTHASDNFDRLYELAVELIKRGHAYICHMKSEDIKGFSPPDSPWRDRPIEESLQLFEDMKNGKITEGDATLRMKVTLEEGKKDPVAYRIKFTPHHRTGDKWCIYPTYDYTHCLCDSIENITHSLCTKEFQSRRSSYYWLCNVLDLYCPVQWEYGRLNLNYAVVSKRKIGKLITEGHVRDWDDPRLFTLTALRRRGFPPEAINLFCAKVGVTMAQTVLDPSMLEACVRDVLNVTAPRAMAVLEPLKVTINNFPSDHSGSLVIPNFPADESKGSHTIPFTSTVFIERSDFKEKAEKNYKRWSADQPVGLRHAGYVLSIDKVNKDSEGNITDLVATCTKTTETDKPKGFIHWVSDPIVCEVRQYERLFFHKSPEDPSEVPGGFLTDINPNSMSVITNAYVDVSVKNAKHFDKFQFERVGFFSVDTDTHHSKIIFNRTVTLKEDPGKK; encoded by the exons ATGGCTAGTGAAGATCTGACAGCTACTTTTGTTAGCATAGGGTTGAGCGAGCAGAAGGCAAAGGAGACTGTTAAAAATGAACAGCTCTCTTCCAGCCTTAAGCAAGCCATCGAACAG gcAAGAAAATGTGGAGTTCAGAGTATAGATAAAGAAATGGGAAAGTTATTGTATAATATAGCTACAAAGTTAAAGACACAGATTAAAATTCACCAGGCTATGATTGTtgaatatataacaaagaagaaAATAACAACAGAGATACAACTGAATG CTGCTATGGATTATCTTCTCCACCATCCCCTTCCTCCTGTGGATAAGATAAAGTTTGAGTCAGAATGTGGAGTAGGCGTGACCATATCTCCAGACCAAGTAGAAGCTGCT GTAGAAGAAGTAGTGCAGAAATATAAAGATGAATTGATAGAAAAGAGATACAGATTTAACACTGGCTTAATCATGA GTGAGGCAAGAAACAAATTAAAGTTTGctgatggaaaaattatcaagAATGAAGTAGATATGCag attcTTGACCTTCTTGGTCCAAAGACTGATGCAGACCTAGCTAAACCAGTAAAACAAAAG CAGACTGGTGTGAAAGGATCTGAATCAAGTAAATCTTCAAAATCAACAGAATCGAGTAAATCAATGAAAGACGAAGGATCAAAGCCAACAGAGAGTT ttgTAGGAGAGGATGGTGAAGTCAAAAGCTTTATGGATATAATGGGAGCAGCTCTAAAGTTCCATAAAACAG gtgaGAACTATAAAACTGAAGGATATGTGATAACACCTAAGACCATGGAATTATTGAAAGAACATATGAAAGTTACTGGAGGCAAG GTACATTCTAGATTTCCACCAGAACCAAATGGTATTCTACATATTGGTCATGCAAAGGCTATCAACTTTAACTTTGGTTATGCTAGA GCTCATGATGGTAACTGTTACCTAAGATATGATGATACCAACCCAGAgaaagaagaggagaaatttTTTAAAGCTATTCTTGAGATGGTTCAGTGGTTAG GATACAAACCATTTAAAGTCACCCATGCCTCAGATAACTTTGACAGATTATATGAACTGGCTGTAGAACTGATCAAGAGAGGACATGCATACATTTGTCATATGAAATCTGAAGATATAAAAGGTTTCAGTCCACCAGATTCTCCATGGAGAGACAGACCCATAGAAGAATCACTACAGTTATTTGAG GATATGAAGAATGGAAAGATAACTGAAGGTGATGCTACATTACGAATGAAGGTGACACTGGAGGAAGGAAAGAAAGATCCAGTGGCATATAGGATAAAATTTACTCCTCATCACAGAACTGGGGATAAGTG gtGTATATACCCAACCTATGATTATACTCATTGTTTATGTGATTCTATAGAAAACATCACCCATTCTTTATGTACTAAAGAGTTTCAATCAAG ACGGTCATCCTACTATTGGTTATGTAATGTACTGGACCTGTATTGTCCTGTCCAGTGGGAATATGGACGACTGAATCTCAACTACGCAGTTGTCTCAAAACGAAAAATAGGCAAATTAATAACTGAAGGACATGTAAG AGATTGGGATGATCCAAGATTGTTTACATTAACAGCTTTACGTAGACGTGGTTTCCCACCAGAGGCTATCAATTTATTCTGTGCAAAA GTAGGAGTCACAATGGCTCAGACTGTTTTAGATCCCTCCATGTTGGAGGCTTGTGTAAGAGATGTACTTAATGTTACTGCTCCAAG AGCAATGGCTGTATTAGAACCTTTAAAAGTTACAATCAATAATTTCCCATCTGATCATTCTGGGAGTCTGGTTATCCCTAATTTCCCTGCAGACGAATCTAAAGGATCTCATACTATTCCATTTACCTCGACTGTTTTTATAGAAAGGAGTGACTTCAAAGAG aaagcAGAAAAGAATTATAAAAGATGGTCTGCAGATCAACCTGTGGGACTTAGACATGCTGGTTATGTCCTGAGTATAGACAAAGTAAATAAG GACAGTGAAGGTAACATTACAGACTTGGTAGCTACCTGTactaaaacaacagaaacagaTAAACCTAAAGGATTTATACACTGGGTATCTGATCCCATTGTTTGTGAAGTCCGTCAGTATGAACGATT atttttccaCAAAAGTCCAGAGGATCCAAGTGAAGTTCCTGGAGGATTTTTAACAGATATCAATCCG
- the LOC134686344 gene encoding glutamine--tRNA ligase-like isoform X2, which translates to MASEDLTATFVSIGLSEQKAKETVKNEQLSSSLKQAIEQARKCGVQSIDKEMGKLLYNIATKLKTQIKIHQAMIVEYITKKKITTEIQLNAAMDYLLHHPLPPVDKIKFESECGVGVTISPDQVEAAVEEVVQKYKDELIEKRYRFNTGLIMSEARNKLKFADGKIIKNEVDMQILDLLGPKTDADLAKPVKQKTGVKGSESSKSSKSTESSKSMKDEGSKPTESFVGEDGEVKSFMDIMGAALKFHKTGENYKTEGYVITPKTMELLKEHMKVTGGKVHSRFPPEPNGILHIGHAKAINFNFGYARAHDGNCYLRYDDTNPEKEEEKFFKAILEMVQWLGYKPFKVTHASDNFDRLYELAVELIKRGHAYICHMKSEDIKGFSPPDSPWRDRPIEESLQLFEDMKNGKITEGDATLRMKVTLEEGKKDPVAYRIKFTPHHRTGDKWCIYPTYDYTHCLCDSIENITHSLCTKEFQSRRSSYYWLCNVLDLYCPVQWEYGRLNLNYAVVSKRKIGKLITEGHVRDWDDPRLFTLTALRRRGFPPEAINLFCAKVGVTMAQTVLDPSMLEACVRDVLNVTAPRAMAVLEPLKVTINNFPSDHSGSLVIPNFPADESKGSHTIPFTSTVFIERSDFKEKAEKNYKRWSADQPVGLRHAGYVLSIDKVNKDSEGNITDLVATCTKTTETDKPKGFIHWVSDPIVCEVRQYERLFFHKSPEDPSEVPGGFLTDINPNSMSVITNAYVDVSVKNAKHFDKFQFERVGFFSVDTDTHHSKIIFNRTVTLKEDPGKK; encoded by the exons ATGGCTAGTGAAGATCTGACAGCTACTTTTGTTAGCATAGGGTTGAGCGAGCAGAAGGCAAAGGAGACTGTTAAAAATGAACAGCTCTCTTCCAGCCTTAAGCAAGCCATCGAACAG gcAAGAAAATGTGGAGTTCAGAGTATAGATAAAGAAATGGGAAAGTTATTGTATAATATAGCTACAAAGTTAAAGACACAGATTAAAATTCACCAGGCTATGATTGTtgaatatataacaaagaagaaAATAACAACAGAGATACAACTGAATG CTGCTATGGATTATCTTCTCCACCATCCCCTTCCTCCTGTGGATAAGATAAAGTTTGAGTCAGAATGTGGAGTAGGCGTGACCATATCTCCAGACCAAGTAGAAGCTGCT GTAGAAGAAGTAGTGCAGAAATATAAAGATGAATTGATAGAAAAGAGATACAGATTTAACACTGGCTTAATCATGA GTGAGGCAAGAAACAAATTAAAGTTTGctgatggaaaaattatcaagAATGAAGTAGATATGCag attcTTGACCTTCTTGGTCCAAAGACTGATGCAGACCTAGCTAAACCAGTAAAACAAAAG ACTGGTGTGAAAGGATCTGAATCAAGTAAATCTTCAAAATCAACAGAATCGAGTAAATCAATGAAAGACGAAGGATCAAAGCCAACAGAGAGTT ttgTAGGAGAGGATGGTGAAGTCAAAAGCTTTATGGATATAATGGGAGCAGCTCTAAAGTTCCATAAAACAG gtgaGAACTATAAAACTGAAGGATATGTGATAACACCTAAGACCATGGAATTATTGAAAGAACATATGAAAGTTACTGGAGGCAAG GTACATTCTAGATTTCCACCAGAACCAAATGGTATTCTACATATTGGTCATGCAAAGGCTATCAACTTTAACTTTGGTTATGCTAGA GCTCATGATGGTAACTGTTACCTAAGATATGATGATACCAACCCAGAgaaagaagaggagaaatttTTTAAAGCTATTCTTGAGATGGTTCAGTGGTTAG GATACAAACCATTTAAAGTCACCCATGCCTCAGATAACTTTGACAGATTATATGAACTGGCTGTAGAACTGATCAAGAGAGGACATGCATACATTTGTCATATGAAATCTGAAGATATAAAAGGTTTCAGTCCACCAGATTCTCCATGGAGAGACAGACCCATAGAAGAATCACTACAGTTATTTGAG GATATGAAGAATGGAAAGATAACTGAAGGTGATGCTACATTACGAATGAAGGTGACACTGGAGGAAGGAAAGAAAGATCCAGTGGCATATAGGATAAAATTTACTCCTCATCACAGAACTGGGGATAAGTG gtGTATATACCCAACCTATGATTATACTCATTGTTTATGTGATTCTATAGAAAACATCACCCATTCTTTATGTACTAAAGAGTTTCAATCAAG ACGGTCATCCTACTATTGGTTATGTAATGTACTGGACCTGTATTGTCCTGTCCAGTGGGAATATGGACGACTGAATCTCAACTACGCAGTTGTCTCAAAACGAAAAATAGGCAAATTAATAACTGAAGGACATGTAAG AGATTGGGATGATCCAAGATTGTTTACATTAACAGCTTTACGTAGACGTGGTTTCCCACCAGAGGCTATCAATTTATTCTGTGCAAAA GTAGGAGTCACAATGGCTCAGACTGTTTTAGATCCCTCCATGTTGGAGGCTTGTGTAAGAGATGTACTTAATGTTACTGCTCCAAG AGCAATGGCTGTATTAGAACCTTTAAAAGTTACAATCAATAATTTCCCATCTGATCATTCTGGGAGTCTGGTTATCCCTAATTTCCCTGCAGACGAATCTAAAGGATCTCATACTATTCCATTTACCTCGACTGTTTTTATAGAAAGGAGTGACTTCAAAGAG aaagcAGAAAAGAATTATAAAAGATGGTCTGCAGATCAACCTGTGGGACTTAGACATGCTGGTTATGTCCTGAGTATAGACAAAGTAAATAAG GACAGTGAAGGTAACATTACAGACTTGGTAGCTACCTGTactaaaacaacagaaacagaTAAACCTAAAGGATTTATACACTGGGTATCTGATCCCATTGTTTGTGAAGTCCGTCAGTATGAACGATT atttttccaCAAAAGTCCAGAGGATCCAAGTGAAGTTCCTGGAGGATTTTTAACAGATATCAATCCG